A region of Streptomyces sp. R44 DNA encodes the following proteins:
- the coaD gene encoding pantetheine-phosphate adenylyltransferase, whose protein sequence is MRRAVCPGSFDPITNGHLDIIARASKLYDVVHVAVMINQSKKGLFTVDERIDLIREVTADFGNVEVESFHGLLVDFCKQRDIPAIVKGLRAVSDFDYELQMAQMNIGLSGVETLFVPTNPTYSFLSSSLVKEVAAWGGDVSHLVPPTVLPRLTERLAQK, encoded by the coding sequence TTGCGCCGCGCCGTCTGTCCGGGGTCATTCGACCCCATCACCAACGGACACCTCGACATCATCGCCCGCGCCTCCAAGCTGTACGACGTCGTACACGTCGCGGTGATGATCAATCAGTCGAAGAAGGGCCTCTTCACGGTCGACGAGCGGATCGACCTGATCCGCGAGGTCACCGCCGACTTCGGCAACGTCGAGGTGGAGTCCTTCCACGGACTGCTCGTCGACTTCTGCAAGCAGCGCGACATCCCCGCGATCGTCAAGGGCCTGCGCGCGGTCAGCGACTTCGACTACGAGCTGCAGATGGCCCAGATGAACATCGGCCTCTCGGGCGTGGAGACCCTGTTCGTCCCCACCAACCCGACGTACAGCTTCCTCTCCTCCTCGCTGGTCAAGGAGGTCGCGGCCTGGGGCGGCGACGTCTCGCACCTGGTCCCGCCGACGGTCCTGCCCCGGCTGACCGAGCGGCTCGCACAGAAGTAG
- a CDS encoding ATP synthase F0 subunit B: MDVQKKLDEIVATVQGARSMPMSASCVVNRAELLSLLEEVREALPGSLAQAQELIGGREQMVEQARQEAERIIEAAHAERGSIVSDTQVARESQEEADRILSEARREAEEVRAEADDYVDSKLANFEVVLNKTIGSVDRGREKLLGRGPGLDQDGYADADAPEYSADPQTLIRRADEYVDAKLGAFEAVLSKTLEAVGRGRQKLHGRIATDALGEHMAAQDGLGGAVHTSDADYLAGLAELATPEPAPAAQIPAQQPDPYGYPQQPQQDPSYGYQQQDAYAYQQQDPYAYQGQYGYEQQQYDPQGQGQVHAQPHQPQQAAALDETSFFDTSMIDLEQLRRYEQGQ; this comes from the coding sequence GTGGACGTGCAGAAGAAGCTCGACGAGATCGTCGCGACCGTGCAGGGCGCCCGCTCCATGCCCATGTCGGCATCCTGCGTGGTCAATCGCGCCGAGCTGCTCTCCCTGCTGGAAGAGGTGCGGGAGGCCCTGCCCGGCTCCCTCGCCCAGGCCCAGGAGCTGATCGGCGGCCGCGAGCAGATGGTCGAGCAGGCCCGCCAGGAGGCCGAGCGGATCATCGAGGCCGCCCACGCCGAGCGGGGCTCGATCGTCTCCGACACGCAGGTCGCCCGCGAGTCGCAGGAGGAGGCCGACCGGATCCTCTCCGAGGCCCGTCGCGAGGCCGAGGAGGTACGGGCCGAGGCCGACGACTACGTCGACTCCAAGCTCGCCAACTTCGAGGTCGTCCTCAACAAGACCATCGGCTCCGTCGACCGCGGGCGCGAGAAGCTCCTCGGCCGCGGCCCGGGCCTCGACCAGGACGGCTACGCCGACGCGGACGCCCCCGAGTACAGCGCCGACCCGCAGACCCTGATCCGGCGGGCCGACGAGTACGTGGACGCCAAGCTGGGCGCCTTCGAGGCCGTCCTCAGTAAGACCCTGGAGGCCGTCGGACGCGGCCGGCAGAAGCTGCACGGCCGGATCGCCACGGACGCCCTCGGCGAGCACATGGCCGCGCAGGACGGCCTCGGCGGCGCGGTGCACACCAGCGACGCGGACTACCTGGCCGGCCTCGCGGAGCTGGCCACCCCCGAACCCGCGCCGGCCGCGCAGATCCCCGCGCAGCAGCCCGACCCGTACGGCTACCCGCAGCAGCCCCAGCAGGACCCCTCGTACGGCTACCAGCAGCAGGACGCCTACGCCTACCAGCAGCAGGACCCCTACGCGTACCAGGGCCAGTACGGCTACGAGCAGCAGCAGTACGACCCCCAGGGCCAGGGGCAGGTCCACGCCCAGCCCCACCAGCCGCAGCAGGCCGCCGCGCTCGACGAGACCAGCTTCTTCGACACGAGCATGATCGACCTGGAGCAGCTGCGCCGGTACGAACAGGGACAGTAA